The Dermacentor silvarum isolate Dsil-2018 chromosome 11, BIME_Dsil_1.4, whole genome shotgun sequence region ctcgaaactggtgtcgtcccgagaattcgttccaagtggatctgccttgcgaactccacggctacaatttgtcaattgcaatatggaccatcatgtaattagttaagaacttaattcgtgaatttttgtGAGTTAGtcaaatatgcatttcaatttcttgtgcaagtaatgtccgcctcttcgagtagactagctcatgaactagaatggtgctatctgccacaggcaacctttaaaaaagtttcaaagtgttcgctgaaggaCCCTGTATATTATGTCAAAGGAGACAATATGCATGATCATATACATATATTTCGAAATTGTTTTCTGTGTGTgcgcagcgaaaaaaagaaaaaaaaagtgaccagCCTATGGCACAATGTTTACGTAGAACCCCGCTTCGACTCTGCACCGAAGAACACGGCACCGACGGCGCCGCGGCGCGAATTTCTGTGCAATTTCGTGCATTTTAGACCCTAGTCtgtctattttttttctctttttggcAATGAAATTTCACGATGTTTCGCTTAATAACGCTCAATTTCAAACTTAATTTCATATATATGTACATACCTATATATACTTCATTGAGAAGCAACCACATGTGCTACATACAGTTCATAGATCGCAGGCAACACAACCGAAGATAAAGAAACCACTCTCACTACTCACCTTAGTGGCCAGAATATAGTGTGTCAAATGCCAAGGAAAAATGTAGGTATTCGTCATGTCATCCAATCAAACATTAAGATCCATACTGCTATGGGGCAAAGTACGATGTGATTTCTGCATGGAAGGCGTCGCAGATCTGAACCTATTTAGCACCGAGCGAGCGCATTGGCACACAGTAGCCTCAGCGCGCCGCTTTCGCTCGCGACAAAAACATAGTACCGCTCACTGGGAGCATGAAGGTGCGCAAAAAAATGTGAGCTTCAGCACAAACAAACACCGACAAGTTGCCGTTGTAAAATATGAAGCAGTTATTCACTGTTAAGCGTCGCAGATACAAAGACGACTGCCCTGCGAAGCGACACTTCAGAAGTGTCACAGAAGTGACACTTCTGTGACCGGACTACTTGCGCAGGTTCCGCATGCTACGTGCGAAGCGGAGCACAGTAAAGGTCATACGCTTCCGGAACCTATGACGTCATGGAGCATTCGCGCTACAACTCGAAGATGGCGCCCGCCGCTAATCTTTCGCGTTCTTTTGACTTTTCGGCCAAACTGAGCCTCAGTAGCGCACCCATATCTCTGGTCAAATTTTtgtggccgggggggggggggggggaggggggaggggggagggaggggggggggaagcaagcacttgcataatatgcaatgtccttgctttagccagaggaatccaacagcaaataaagtacctaataataataataataataataataataataataataataatcaatcaatcaatcaatcaatcaatcatgtttatttaacgtgcccaggaacaaccctaaggtctgagtgctggcacacgcatacattacaaagcaaaaacaagacactcagggaaaaatcattaaaaaataaatgaataaaaataaaaattctgaaaagaagagagtacggacaacaaagcgcaaagtaaatacaaaagaaaaaggaggagaagggcgcttgaacaatacatgaaattataatacaaggcaaagctccgaaaagaacgatgacaaggaattatgaaagatatcaagttcacgaaagtaagcgttataaagattctgtattctgtgggcagttgagtgttcgtgatgacaggcaggaacatggaaaggtctatgttctctggtgatcttgcgtgggatgcggaacatgacacagctgagaagttcgggacacgtgaggttaccatgaaggagtttaaagagaaacagaaggtcagcccgattacgtcggtcgcgaagtgaaggcaatgacaacaatccaacagtgctagtacagggtgcaatgtcctggtttgcaaagcggtgattatatatgcttagaaactttttctggacacgatctataatgtcactgttggatttagaagagccattccagacgaccgacgcatattcgagttgaggaagacagatggttgtgtataatttgcggaacggtgtaggagacttgaattctctcgatagtctgcatacagaaccaagagagcgcataccccgcattgcaacacgcttagtgtgagccgaaaagtgtaaggttgcatcaaaaagtacaccaagatcattgatctcgcagaccttacacaacagcacagaatctatagaataagaaaaagaaatacttgctgtttgcgtgtgaaagtcatgacttggtcttagcagcatcaaggtaaggttattatccttgcaccatttagaaaaggaaaacaggtcagactgcagggcgcgacagtcatcaacagtgtgaattttcttaaaatcttgatgtcatcggcatataggaggaagaagagttccgaataacaaaaaaacgtcattaataaaaattaaaaaaaggagtggtcctaatactgacccttgagggacgccgctagttgccaagtaagaagaagatgtttggccattgacgttaatataacacgatctatcaagaagataactgcgcaagagattcacaactggcgagtcaacatcaaagtgcgNNNNNNNNNNNNNNNNNNNNNNNNNNNNNNNNNNNNNNNNNNNNNNNNNNNNNNNNNNNNNNNNNNNNNNNNNNNNNNNNNNNNNNNNNNNNNNNNNNNNTCCTCCAACGGTGTTATCGGTTCGGCCAGGAAGCCACGCCGCGTATTATTTCGGTTGTTTTAATTGCTCCCCTCTGTGTATGACCTGTCGGAAGTGGTCCGACAACCCCTTTCTGATCTTTTCCACTGCTTTCTATATAGTATCTCGCTTATTCACTGCGACGCGGCGTGCGGCTGACCTTTCATTTTCTAATGTGCTAAAACTGTATGGTTTATTCTCATGTTTCCAGTATCAGGCCACAGGTGCGGACATAAAATGTACGGATATATCATCGTTGTATCGCTCCAGATTCCCTTTACAGATTTAATAACAAAGCCACGAACTTCGCCGTGCGGTAGTAAATGGCGCGAAACTAGTTTCTTATGTTCTATAGTCTCACATTTGAGTACTTTTAAGTAGTTCAAACGTTTAgagattaattcccgaactttgcggagaaatgcatgggtgttccagttactttcttaaaaaaacgtcattttatgcattaaagcacaaaagtaactggaacgcctatgcatttgtccgcaaagttcgggaattaacatctcgaaactggtgtcatcgtgagaatttgttcgaagtggatccgccttgcgaactccacggcttgaatttgtaaattgcaatatggaccataaggtagttaaaaacttaattagtgaattttgctaattaatcgattatgcatttaaattttttgggcaagtaatgtcagcctcttcgagtagaccagctcatgaactatagaATTTTGCaagctgccacaggcaacctttacaatttttttgaagtgttcgctgaaacaccggtATAACGCACGCCCTTTTTCAGACGCCCCGCACCGACACGGTACTACCAGGAGAGCAGGGAAGGCAAATACCGAGGCCCGCTGTTTTTTTCACCCACACGCTATTCAGCATCCGCTCAGCCTGATCAGCGTCTTTGCCGGCGCCACCATCATCTACGCGTGAGTGCAGAACTTGGCTGTCTTTTGAAATATCGCTATTCCCTTCGAAGTATCGCCTTTTGGTCGTACCTGGCTCTCGCgccatagaaaaaaagaaagaaaacgagcaGATACTGAGTGCTTCATAAGTAGAAGCATCTGGTGTACATGCGTTTTGCTTTGGGTTAAATTTAATAATGCGCCGAATTGGGAACTTTAGCTACCCGTTTCGTTCACTGCAAAACCGAAGTGCATGTGACGACATGCACGACACCACTCAGAAACTTGTGTCGATTGCGGTGCACCAAAGCGGTGTCCCCATCTGTCACCGCTAAGTTAGAAACGCGCGTTCCACCGTAAACACCGACAGATGGCACCACCGTTCCTTTTGCAGCGAAATCAACGCTTCACTGGTACCGAGACGAGGCTCACTTCAGGTTTATTCTGAATGAAGTAGACGAGTAATACTCACAACGTGGCACTAAATATAACCAACTGCAAGATGCAACCCCCGCGCGAAATTGCGCCGGAAATCAGGCAGAGGTTTAGCTGGAAGAGTAATGTATACATAGCGACGCTCATATTTCTGCGACACTCAACATAATCGTTATCATTCCAACTTGTCTGCGCTatatgaatgcgaaagcattatatgcccgaTTACGCGAAAACCATGgcgtcggcggcggtggcggtgtgACCAAGCGATGGTAGCAAAAATGGCTGACGGTGCAGAGACGGTgcaatgctcggattgacgtcaaatgtCTGAGAGAGGTTCGTGTAAacaaattagtggctttgaagaGAACACTTGGTAAATGTCGGTCTCGGTGAGAATTGAACCCGGGCGtccggggtgcgagacaagcACGCTTCCCGGACGCCAAGGCAGCCCCATGGTTCTGGCTGAGTAAAGGTTGTTGCTCAACGTGAcgtgtgcgtcattgcacacgtcacgttgcagccatctggctgactaaagatgtggcctatttcaccaaagggactataatgctttcgcattcccacacgtaagcagtcttaagtctCTCTGCCgaacttttttgtttcttcatttttttttctttttacttgtgGACGTTTTATACAGGTGATTCTGGTTTACTTATGATGTTTCTGGTACTGATCAAGCTGTCTGTTGCGTTTCTTCGTAACTTTGCGTCTGGCAGTTGTATAGCTGTTTCAGCAACTTGCTTCTCAATACTATTTCTATGGTTTCGCGCTCTCTGATGCTGTCAAAGCTATTCTAAGGAGGTTGACGATTCCTCGAGCCTCTTCACTGCGGCTTTTGTCGTTTTCGATGGCCTCCGCTTGTTCGTGTAAATTGGGGAAAATGTAAAGCTCGATTTTGTGTCAATTTGCAGCGGCACGGGTCTGCGGGCCGACTGGCAGCGCTGGGCCACCTTCGGCGGCGTCATGTGGTGCTTGTACGCGCTCGCCGAGCAGCAGACCGTCGCCCTGATGATGGTGGTGCGCAGTTCGTTCGCATCGTTCCGTTGGTCCGCCTGCGTACTGTCGCTCTGCGCGGCGCTGGCCTCCGGCACGGTGCGGAGCCTGGTCGTACTTCCAGACTGGACGTACTACCTCACGTATGCCACGTTACAGGTGAGCTTAGGACAACTAAGTCGCTATTATTTTAACGCGTACTGCGAAGTGAAGACGTGCTATCGTTTGGCGAacgatgaagagagagagagaaagcaaggataggaaaggcaggtaggtcaaccaaacgagcgtccggtttgctaccctacactgggggtaagggagaATGGGGGAatggaaagagggagagagtgagaacTGATTGCACGTCGGATGATGCACGgagcactataagcggtctcttaaacccgcgcacttcaagtagtgtactaggGCACGAATCGCTTTCTGTGCCAGTGAAGGGGGCAGCCACGGTCCGAGTACCTTTggctcagagaacggtctcgagttcGGTAGGTTTAAAGTTGTCCGGAGGGAGAGGCGTTGTACGGCGTAGCGTGGGCAgctacacaataggtgctcggtGGTTTTTTCGCACCTATAATTGAGTCTCCGCATCGAATGATGAAACCGTTCTTTATAAGGATGGTGCTGACATACCTCTTTATTTATGTTGCCCTCGAGGCCCATGGGCAGTGCAGATGGCAGTGGTGAAACGAGAAGCATAACAAATAATACGACAAATAAGTAAACAGTACATCATGACAGTTTTTCCTAATTATGCGATGCTAAGCTAATGCTTTACGGAATAGTTTGCAAATGTGAGAAATCAAATAAACAGTACGACACGTTAATAATTCCTAATTATAAAATGTTAAGTAACGGATTGCGGTAGGTTTTTTATAGACAGTGGTGTAAATGTGGTTCAATTGCTGGTGTCAATGCGGTTTTATTGCTGCGATGATCTGGGGAAAAAAAAGTCTGACTGAAAGTGTTAATGTTGCTGTTAAATTCAAACTTTATGGCGATGATCGATGTGGTGCGACACGTAAAGAGACTCGGAAATGAAGTCACTGTGAAGGaaataatgataataaatttGTAAAGCGGGGTATCCTAGTTGGTACTCAGTCCCTTATGCGAAAAACGTACATCGAAGCGCGTAAGTTACCTCTTTAGGCGACCGACGAAAGCGTGCTTTGTTAAGACGGCACTGACAGTTTCTTGATTTCACACGATCACGGTAGCATAACTCAATGCATCTGCTGCAGTCAATCACTagaatttcatcatcatcatcagcctattttaatgtccactgcaggacgacggcctgtCCTTGCGATCTCctgttacccctgtcttgcgctagctgattcgattTCTatacctgaaaatttcctaacttcatcaccccacctagttttctgccgtcctcgactgcgcttgccttctcatggcacccattctgttactctaatgttccaccggttatctaccctacgcattacatgacctgcccagctccatttcttctcttaatgtcagctatagaatatcgactatccccgtttgctctctgatccactccTCTTTAGCTTCTttcaaatgtaaaaaataataaagatttGTTCTTCAATCCGCTAATCCGCCTAGAGATATAGAGTCGCCTTTCAAGACTCAAACGAAAATCCCGGCCCTAGTTTGTCTTGCATAAATATAGGTAAATTACAGCGCATTGTAGACAATGCGATGACCACGGAAACGGGACACACGGGACACCTTTGAAGATTGAGCTAATAAGCTCTCAGCACGTTGTTATAGGGGCGAAATTATCTCAAACAACGCAAGACCTACGTAAACGAATTCCTTCTTGTCGTTGCAGCGGTACGCGGCAGCGTTCGTGCAGCAGAACGAGTTCGAGATGCACCCGGGTCTGGAGAACCTGCCATCGCTCAATGGCAGCGCCTGCGGCCCCAACGTGGACAGCGGACGCTGCTTCTTCGTCAACGGCTCGCACTACTTGGGCCACAAGTACCGCATGGGCCGCGGCCAGGCCGAAGTGGACGTCCAGTACTGGCTCAACTTCGGGTTGTGCTTCGCCTTCGTGGGCTCCTTCTGCCTCGTCAACGTCATATCGCACATCATCCCGCTGCCGGCGTCCATCAAGTCCAAGTTCAGGGATTGATGTACTGCTCTGTCCATCGAGATCATTGTTATTTGTTTGTCACTGATCGCCAGGAAGGCGCAGAAACGAAGTAACATCCGTGACGATACGAAGTGACGCTAGAGTTGCTCGAGCTCGGGTAATGTGCCAAGGTTTCAACAACTGAGGGTTGTCCAGACTCCTGTCGGCGCTAAGGTTTCAACTAGCGAAGGCTGTACGGGCTCATGTTCCTGCTATGGTTTCGACAGGTCAGGGTTGTGTGTGCCAAGGCTCCCCAGAAGGGCACTCCGCGGCCATTTGTCGTACTGTAGACCGACACTTTGCCATTGGCCTGTTATAGTCCTTACAGGCAATCAATACGCCGAACGGGGGTAAATGTAAGAACTAATCACCATGGACAATGAGCGGTTCATTGTGACCGCTCGCTAACCGGAGATAATGGAAGACTGTTTAGCATCTCGAGCTTTAGACTACAAGCCATTTGATATAGGAGTCCCAGCGCGCAGCATGACGTCGTAAAGCTATCCTGCGTGTGCTCTGTGAGCTCTCGACCAACGCGAATCCTTGACCTCCTCGTTAGCATCGGCAAACGTCATTGCCGGATGAGTGATTACTATGACGGAGTCAAAAGTAACTTAAACGATgcaataaccacataaagccaaagacaacgaagccaaggaaagcatcggggaaattaagtgtagttgaaattggaatgtagaaaataatgaagaaaaggaaaatgaaagtggacgaaaagataacttgtcgccggcgggagccgaacccggtaattatgactaataaaatcgagcccctcggttcccattcttatTTCGTAAATGATGCAATGACATTCGGGTAGTTTGACTTTAAAGCTCTTGCGCTACTACTCAATCAGTAGGTTCAGGCGCTGACGGTCAAGAATCTTTGTACCCAAATGTAAGGCGCAGAAGAATCACGTCTTAACCCCAAAACAGAGTCCGCTGCTACAACGGCCTTTTGCAGAAAAACTTAGCAGGTTGTTTGTTGCGGAAGATATATGCCTCTGTGCAGCTAACAAGATGCTTCTGGACTGGAACAAAACCATCGACTATACTCTGCCGCTGGATTTTTTTAGGTAGCCCCGATGAAGGCCTTCACGCACTGCCAACGTTATTTCACGTGTATGTATATTTTGCTGCCATCTGGCGGCCATTTTGTCGGTAGTATGACTTCTTTCGGGACAGAGAGTTGGCGGTATAACGCCAGTGACTAATTGCACTTATTACGTGTACTTCAGTTACGCTCGTAATTCTTCGCCGAAACAGTGAAAAAAGCAAGGGTCATAATGACAGGGATCAATACTCAATCACCAAGTTAAAGATTCAGTTCAAGTGCCGCTCACTAAACCACGCTGCGCCTGCGCACAGTGCCCTCGGGGCGCTGATATTGAAAGAGGTTCGCgtccgccgtgacgtcacgtaaATAACTGAACTTCATCGGCTGGTTCTTCTATGTGAATCCTCCTTGTGATGGACGCCATCGTATTCGCCATTTCATTGTTAGGTTGTCGCCGTTGCTAAATAGAGGAGATACCGGCGACTTCCAATCTGAGTGAAGTGTTTCACGTCAATATATTTCTTTCTATGCAAATGAAGACAAAATGCGCCGTGCCTGCGATAGACGAAGAAAACAATCATATACAGGCTACACCTACATCTAGACAGGTCCGATGGGATGCGCACCCCGTAGAAAAAGTATTCATCTAACTATTACTGTAGGGAATATTTCCTTGCCTCATGACTTTGAAGTACGGTGAGGGCGGACGGATACACGAATGATGAATCGATGCCGCGAGGTAAATTTTACAAAGACTGTACGCTCTATAGCCGTTCCCTTGCCGCTATCTCGCTATAGGCCAATTTCGCTTCAGTGTCCATTGCGCCAAGCAATGCCGGCAAACAATTCAACGAATACGACTGCGCTGTACAGCCTAGGTAACAAGCTAACAACACACcgacataataataataaaaaaacatttcGACGATGTTTGCAAGTGTGAGTTATTTGGTTCCCTCAGTGCATCGCAGTTCACCCAAAATACAGGAGAAATGGTAAGTACTTTTCACTCTCATTTTCAATTAAAGCGACGGTGTCTTGAGCAAAAAGGCCACTGGCAACAAAATGGCCAGCGGAATAGACGTAgcagagaaagcaaggagaagaaaggcagggaggtcacccagacgagcgtccagtttgctaccctacaccgggaaTAAGGAAAAGGGGGAACAGAAAGAAAAGGGAGAGAGCGAACACTGTGTGTGCACGCTGCAGTGGGTACAGCGAAGCCCCATGACACCAAGATCAAGTTCAAGCCGCTGCTAATACGTCACGCCGCGCAGAAACGTTGGGCTGCCGTCACCTAAGCGGCACATATCACGATTCAGGCAATGCAGTACGCTGCCCGAAACAAGGGGCAGGACGCACTACAGAACGACGATACACAGCTACCATTCTGTCTCGTGCAGTTCGTCTAGCACAGTCGGCGACAAACGTTTACGGGAGACGGGTTTCACAACATCCGTGCATTAATGCTGTGTTTACCGGGTGGCGCTTGTTTTCTGGGTCACTGCGTGGGTCGCAAAAACTACTAGGGACGGAAACTTTGAATCTGAAGCTATGCGCCCAGGCATCGTGGGAATTCCGATTTTTCGCAAATATTGTGTCCCGTCAACTTACGTGACCGACTGTATGCAGTGTCGCGTCTTTTGTTCAGAGCTGTACGCAGTGGCACGACCGCCAGACATTTTGCTCAAATGAAAGCTGATTTTTTCGTGCACAAAAGGGCGATAGCAgggacgacgacgacatgacggcGACGATAGCGATGACGTTAACGACTACGCAATGATGACGGCGACTACCGACGGAAGCACAACAGTCCGCAAGACGCGTCCCATGGAATGGAAGCAAAGCAACGACCTTGTTCAATCCTCTGCTATAAGCTCACGCGTGCAGGCTTCCTGCCTTCGTCAGTGCTGAACACATAGGACCATTTAAGGCACGCAGTCACGGTCCACTCGCGACATCCATGTGAAACTCTGAATAAT contains the following coding sequences:
- the LOC125941331 gene encoding uncharacterized protein LOC125941331, whose amino-acid sequence is MKHPLSLISVFAGATIIYAGTGLRADWQRWATFGGVMWCLYALAEQQTVALMMVVRSSFASFRWSACVLSLCAALASGTVRSLVVLPDWTYYLTYATLQRYAAAFVQQNEFEMHPGLENLPSLNGSACGPNVDSGRCFFVNGSHYLGHKYRMGRGQAEVDVQYWLNFGLCFAFVGSFCLVNVISHIIPLPASIKSKFRD